The Arthrobacter sp. NicSoilC5 genome has a window encoding:
- a CDS encoding aldolase yields the protein MAAPKSSLSAGDLAHIDGQLAATDRLLEQNYPGDDGSRQPVHTVYVPADRFTASFAADWGAQATATAEAHGGFGKLCELLGQDAALAQAVAPRVEAKLSSEPIEDLRLDFEDGFGDRGDDAEDAAAVAAASAVARAVAAGSAPPFIGIRFKCFEAPTRARGLRTLDLFVSGLAAAGELPDGLVLTLPKVTTVAQVQAMDYAVSRLEEIHGLPAGRLRFEVQVETPQLILGPDGTSPVAQLPHAVPGRISGLHYGTYDYSASLQISAEYQSMEHPVADFAKEVMQLAVAGTGIRLSDGSTNIIPVGDNVENAWQLHGRLVRRSLERGYYQGWDLHPAQLPSRFAATYAFYREGLPAAAARLRNYVERTEGGVMDEPATARALAAFVLRGVQCGAVGAEEVQALAGVRLPQLTALAHPRLATTSNS from the coding sequence ATGGCAGCACCCAAGTCCTCGCTCTCCGCGGGGGACCTCGCGCACATCGACGGGCAGCTTGCTGCCACGGACCGGCTGCTGGAACAGAACTACCCGGGCGACGATGGCTCCCGCCAGCCCGTGCACACGGTGTACGTCCCCGCGGACCGTTTCACGGCGTCGTTCGCGGCCGACTGGGGCGCCCAGGCAACGGCGACGGCGGAAGCACACGGCGGGTTCGGAAAACTCTGCGAACTGCTGGGCCAGGACGCCGCGCTGGCACAGGCTGTAGCCCCGCGGGTCGAAGCGAAGCTTTCCAGCGAGCCGATCGAGGACCTGCGCCTGGACTTCGAGGACGGGTTCGGGGACCGGGGCGACGACGCCGAGGACGCCGCAGCGGTTGCGGCAGCGTCCGCGGTGGCCCGGGCCGTGGCGGCGGGGTCCGCTCCCCCGTTCATCGGCATCCGCTTCAAGTGCTTCGAGGCTCCCACCCGGGCCCGTGGCCTGCGGACGCTCGACCTGTTCGTATCCGGCCTGGCCGCAGCCGGCGAACTGCCGGACGGCCTGGTCCTCACCCTGCCCAAGGTCACCACTGTGGCCCAAGTGCAGGCCATGGACTATGCGGTCTCCCGGCTCGAGGAGATCCACGGACTGCCCGCCGGCCGACTCCGGTTCGAGGTGCAGGTGGAAACGCCGCAGCTGATCCTGGGCCCGGACGGCACGTCACCGGTGGCGCAGCTCCCGCACGCCGTCCCCGGCAGGATCAGCGGCCTGCACTACGGCACCTACGACTACTCGGCGTCGCTGCAGATCTCCGCCGAATACCAGTCCATGGAGCACCCGGTTGCCGACTTCGCCAAGGAAGTCATGCAGCTCGCCGTGGCAGGCACCGGCATCCGGCTCTCCGACGGGTCCACCAACATCATCCCGGTGGGCGACAACGTGGAGAACGCCTGGCAGCTGCACGGACGCCTGGTCCGAAGGTCGCTGGAACGCGGCTATTACCAGGGCTGGGACCTGCACCCGGCCCAGCTGCCCAGCCGGTTCGCCGCCACCTATGCCTTCTACCGCGAGGGCCTGCCGGCCGCCGCCGCCCGCCTGCGCAACTACGTGGAGCGGACCGAAGGCGGCGTGATGGACGAGCCCGCCACCGCCCGCGCCCTGGCCGCCTTCGTCCTTCGCGGCGTCCAGTGCGGCGCAGTGGGTGCGGAGGAAGTCCAGGCGCTTGCCGGCGTCCGACTTCCGCAGCTCACGGCGCTGGCCCATCCGCGGCTTGCCACTACTTCCAACTCCTAA
- a CDS encoding bifunctional allantoicase/(S)-ureidoglycine aminohydrolase produces the protein MGKYYSPSGGLPPQTHLTTERAIVTEAYTVIPKGVMTDIVTSNLPGFSNTRSWIIARPISGFATTFSQLIVEIGPGGGAPKAEFEAGVEGVLFVTRGKVNLTLDGELHPLEEGGYAYLAAGSEWGLENVSDDVVSFHWIRKAYERLEGYEAKSFVTNEKDVEPTSMPDTNDVWKTTRFTDSNDLAHDMQVNIVTFKPGGVIPFPETHVMEHGLYVLEGKAMYLLNNDWVEVEAGDFMWLRAFCPQACYAGGPGEFRYLLYKDMNRQVKLT, from the coding sequence ATGGGCAAGTACTACTCCCCCAGCGGCGGACTCCCGCCGCAGACCCACCTCACCACCGAACGGGCCATCGTCACCGAGGCCTACACGGTGATCCCCAAGGGCGTCATGACGGACATCGTCACGTCCAACCTGCCGGGTTTTTCGAACACCCGGTCGTGGATCATCGCCCGTCCCATCTCGGGTTTCGCCACCACCTTCTCCCAGCTGATCGTCGAGATCGGCCCGGGTGGCGGGGCCCCGAAGGCCGAATTCGAGGCCGGGGTGGAGGGCGTCCTTTTCGTGACGCGGGGCAAGGTCAACCTCACCCTGGACGGCGAACTGCACCCGCTGGAGGAGGGCGGCTACGCCTACCTGGCTGCAGGTTCGGAATGGGGCCTGGAAAACGTCTCTGACGATGTCGTGTCCTTCCACTGGATCCGCAAGGCCTACGAGCGCCTGGAGGGGTACGAGGCCAAGTCCTTCGTCACCAACGAAAAGGACGTGGAGCCCACGTCCATGCCGGACACCAATGACGTCTGGAAGACCACGCGGTTCACGGACTCGAACGACCTCGCCCATGACATGCAGGTGAACATCGTGACGTTCAAGCCCGGCGGGGTCATCCCGTTCCCCGAAACGCATGTGATGGAACACGGCCTGTACGTGCTGGAAGGCAAGGCCATGTACCTGCTGAACAACGACTGGGTGGAGGTGGAGGCGGGCGACTTCATGTGGCTGCGCGCCTTCTGCCCGCAGGCCTGCTATGCCGGTGGCCCCGGTGAATTCCGCTACCTGCTCTACAAGGACATGAACCGCCAGGTGAAGCTCACCTAA
- a CDS encoding zinc-dependent alcohol dehydrogenase gives MKALTWQGKRSVSVEEVPDPVIQEPTDAIVRITSTAICGSDLHLYEVLGPYMHKGDVIGHEPMGIVEEVGSGVSNLRKGDRVVVPFNISCGSCYMCKQGLQSQCETTQVKEKGSGAALFGYSELYGSVPGGQAEYLRVPHADYGPVKVGSELPDERYLFLSDILPTAWQAVEYADVPAGGTLAVFGLGPVGQFASRIGVHRGFRVIGIDPVAERREMAARHGVETLDYSKTIGDELRDMTAGRGPDAVVDAVGMEAHGSPVAGFAHQALGFLPDKLAQKAMETGGVDRLAALHASIDAVRRGGTLSLSGVYGGQASPMPMLTMFDKQLQVRMGQCNVRRWTDDILPLVEDDGDPLGVMDLVTHRSGLDGAPALYEKFQKKEDGCIKVVLNPGA, from the coding sequence GTGAAAGCACTGACGTGGCAAGGAAAGCGGTCGGTAAGCGTTGAAGAAGTGCCCGATCCCGTCATCCAGGAACCCACGGACGCGATCGTCCGGATCACCTCCACCGCGATCTGCGGCTCCGACCTGCACCTCTACGAGGTCCTGGGCCCCTACATGCACAAGGGCGACGTCATTGGCCACGAGCCGATGGGCATCGTGGAGGAAGTAGGCAGTGGCGTTTCGAATCTCCGCAAGGGCGACCGCGTGGTGGTTCCGTTCAATATTTCCTGCGGCTCCTGTTACATGTGCAAGCAGGGCCTGCAGTCCCAGTGTGAGACCACCCAGGTCAAGGAAAAGGGATCCGGCGCCGCCCTCTTCGGCTACTCCGAGCTGTACGGGTCAGTCCCCGGCGGCCAGGCCGAGTACCTGCGCGTGCCGCACGCCGATTACGGGCCGGTGAAGGTGGGCAGCGAGCTTCCGGACGAACGCTACCTGTTCCTTTCCGACATCCTCCCCACCGCCTGGCAGGCCGTGGAATACGCGGACGTCCCGGCGGGCGGCACGCTCGCAGTGTTCGGCCTGGGGCCGGTTGGCCAGTTCGCCAGCCGCATCGGGGTGCACCGCGGTTTCCGGGTTATTGGCATCGACCCCGTCGCTGAACGTCGGGAAATGGCGGCACGGCACGGCGTGGAAACGCTCGATTACAGCAAGACCATTGGAGACGAACTCCGGGACATGACCGCCGGGCGCGGCCCGGACGCGGTGGTTGACGCCGTCGGCATGGAAGCCCATGGATCCCCGGTGGCAGGATTTGCCCACCAGGCGCTGGGCTTCCTGCCCGACAAGCTGGCCCAGAAGGCGATGGAGACCGGCGGCGTGGACCGACTCGCGGCCCTGCACGCCTCCATCGACGCGGTACGCCGCGGCGGCACGCTGTCCCTGAGCGGCGTGTACGGCGGACAGGCCAGCCCCATGCCGATGCTCACCATGTTCGACAAGCAGCTCCAGGTGCGCATGGGCCAGTGCAACGTGCGTCGCTGGACCGATGACATCCTCCCGCTCGTGGAGGACGACGGCGATCCGCTGGGTGTCATGGACCTGGTCACCCACCGTTCGGGCCTGGACGGGGCGCCTGCCCTGTACGAGAAGTTCCAGAAGAAGGAAGACGGCTGCATCAAGGTGGTCCTGAACCCCGGCGCCTGA
- a CDS encoding HAD family hydrolase → MAESTTPPGGPRRGVLFDVDGTLIDTSYIHTIAWWNAFRQYGHDVPMAAIHQLVGMGGARLVDTLLPDGRNRDEDEDIMASHGALYASHWPSLRTLDGAKDLLGQCHAGGLAVALASSARERDLQVMRSVLDADSFIDAATSANDAEESKPAPDILEAALEAVGVEAANAVYVGDAVWDMKAAGALGIPAIGLTCGGIQAAQLREAGAVEVFDGPRQLLQNLGSSAIGRLLALQPHR, encoded by the coding sequence ATGGCCGAATCCACCACACCCCCTGGCGGCCCCCGCCGGGGGGTCCTGTTTGACGTCGACGGTACGCTGATCGACACGTCGTACATACATACCATCGCCTGGTGGAATGCCTTCCGCCAGTATGGCCACGACGTCCCCATGGCAGCCATCCACCAGCTCGTGGGCATGGGCGGCGCCCGGCTGGTGGACACCCTCCTTCCGGATGGCCGGAACCGGGATGAGGATGAGGACATCATGGCCAGCCATGGCGCGCTGTATGCCTCGCACTGGCCCTCGCTCCGCACCCTTGATGGCGCCAAGGACCTGCTGGGCCAGTGCCATGCCGGAGGCCTGGCCGTGGCCCTGGCGTCCTCGGCGCGGGAAAGGGACCTGCAGGTCATGCGCTCCGTGCTGGACGCCGACTCCTTCATTGATGCCGCCACCAGCGCCAACGACGCGGAGGAGAGCAAGCCTGCACCGGACATCCTGGAAGCCGCCCTGGAGGCCGTGGGTGTCGAGGCTGCCAATGCCGTTTACGTGGGCGACGCTGTATGGGACATGAAGGCGGCGGGCGCGCTGGGCATTCCTGCCATCGGACTTACCTGCGGTGGAATCCAGGCGGCACAACTCCGCGAAGCGGGTGCCGTTGAGGTCTTCGACGGGCCGCGTCAGTTGCTGCAGAACCTGGGCTCAAGCGCCATCGGCCGGCTGCTTGCGCTGCAGCCGCACCGCTAG
- a CDS encoding ribosomal protein L7/L12, with the protein MAGFFELVDAPDGGYRIRMMDGSGNLMAISVTFPTKRAAVAGVAMAREIAGTGLIRDKSLDGAGSVIRERVRPVSSPKEEAAKLKKAPGARRAAVG; encoded by the coding sequence ATGGCCGGATTTTTCGAACTCGTGGATGCCCCTGACGGCGGTTACCGGATCAGGATGATGGACGGAAGCGGGAACCTGATGGCCATCTCGGTTACCTTCCCCACCAAGCGGGCCGCTGTGGCGGGCGTTGCGATGGCCCGGGAAATTGCCGGCACGGGCCTGATCCGGGACAAGAGCCTGGACGGCGCCGGATCCGTCATCCGGGAACGCGTCCGGCCGGTCAGTTCTCCCAAGGAGGAAGCGGCCAAGCTGAAAAAGGCCCCCGGCGCCCGACGGGCAGCGGTGGGCTGA
- a CDS encoding glycoside hydrolase family 15 protein — protein MARIEDYAVVGDLQTGALVSKEGSIDWLCLPRFDSPACFNALLDTPDSGRWLLAPEGGGPCTRRSYRDGSLVLDTEWETPDGTVRVTDFMPPRDSVADIVRIVEGISGTVKMHGELVLRFDYGHIVPWVRKDKRGLHAIAGPDAVYLVTPAPLHGENMHTISDFTVSAGEKVPFVLTWAPSHVGRPVSVDAEDVLDSTYAFWRGWSSQCTVKGKYQDAVVRSLVTLKALTYAPTGGIVAAVTTSLPEQPGGQRNWDYRYCWLRDAAMTLQALLAAGYTAEAAAWRDWLLRAVAGDPADLQIMYGIHGERRLPEMELPWLKGYENSSPVRIGNAAAEQFQLDVWGEVLDCLALTRNSLLKHTDEAWDVQIALMEHLETIWDQPDNGLWEMRGPRRHFTHSKVMAWVAADRMVKGVRESGLPGPVERWEALREQIRGDIMANGFDARRNTFVQSYGRPELDASLLLIPRVGFLPNDDPKVIGTIDAIQRELTQDGFVLRYKPEESDDGLPGDEGVFLACSFWMVEALLGAGRHEESRELFERLLELRNDVGLLSEEWAVKAGRQLGNTPQAFSHFALVTSALELHQDTVRRSDTPLPSAQADTR, from the coding sequence ATGGCGCGAATCGAAGACTATGCGGTAGTTGGCGACCTTCAAACAGGGGCGCTGGTCAGCAAGGAAGGCTCCATTGACTGGCTCTGCCTCCCGCGGTTCGATTCCCCGGCGTGCTTCAACGCCCTGCTGGACACCCCTGACTCGGGTCGCTGGCTGCTGGCGCCGGAGGGCGGCGGACCGTGCACCCGGCGGAGCTACCGCGACGGCAGCCTGGTGCTGGATACGGAGTGGGAGACGCCGGACGGAACGGTGCGGGTCACGGACTTCATGCCGCCCAGAGATTCCGTTGCTGACATTGTCCGCATCGTGGAGGGCATCAGCGGCACAGTCAAGATGCACGGGGAGCTGGTCCTGAGGTTCGACTACGGCCACATCGTGCCATGGGTCCGCAAGGACAAGCGCGGGCTGCACGCCATTGCCGGCCCGGACGCCGTCTACCTGGTCACCCCTGCGCCCCTGCACGGCGAGAACATGCACACCATCAGCGACTTCACCGTGAGCGCCGGCGAGAAGGTGCCGTTCGTGCTCACCTGGGCACCAAGCCATGTGGGCCGGCCGGTCAGTGTTGATGCCGAGGACGTCCTTGACAGCACCTACGCATTCTGGCGGGGCTGGTCCTCGCAGTGCACCGTCAAGGGAAAATACCAGGACGCGGTGGTCCGATCCCTGGTGACGCTCAAGGCGCTCACCTATGCCCCCACCGGGGGCATCGTCGCCGCCGTCACCACATCCCTTCCGGAGCAGCCGGGCGGCCAGCGGAACTGGGACTACCGCTACTGCTGGCTGCGGGATGCCGCCATGACCCTGCAGGCCCTGCTGGCCGCCGGATACACCGCCGAGGCGGCCGCCTGGCGGGACTGGCTGCTCCGGGCCGTGGCCGGCGACCCCGCCGACCTGCAGATCATGTACGGAATCCATGGCGAGCGGCGGCTGCCCGAGATGGAGCTGCCCTGGCTGAAGGGCTACGAAAACTCGTCACCTGTGCGGATCGGAAACGCGGCTGCGGAACAGTTCCAGCTGGATGTGTGGGGCGAGGTCCTTGACTGCCTCGCGCTGACCCGGAACTCGCTGCTGAAGCACACGGATGAGGCCTGGGACGTGCAGATCGCCCTGATGGAGCACCTGGAAACCATCTGGGACCAGCCGGACAACGGGCTCTGGGAGATGCGGGGGCCGCGCCGGCACTTCACCCACTCCAAGGTCATGGCGTGGGTGGCCGCGGACCGGATGGTGAAGGGCGTGCGGGAGTCCGGGCTGCCGGGTCCGGTGGAGCGCTGGGAGGCGCTGCGGGAGCAGATCCGCGGGGACATCATGGCCAACGGGTTCGATGCCCGGCGCAATACGTTTGTGCAGTCCTACGGCCGGCCGGAGCTCGATGCCAGCCTGCTGCTGATTCCGAGGGTGGGTTTCCTGCCGAACGACGACCCCAAGGTCATAGGAACCATCGACGCCATTCAGCGGGAGCTGACCCAGGACGGTTTCGTGCTGCGGTACAAGCCGGAAGAGAGCGACGACGGCCTGCCGGGCGACGAGGGCGTCTTCCTGGCGTGCTCATTCTGGATGGTGGAGGCGCTCCTGGGGGCGGGGCGCCACGAGGAATCGCGCGAGCTCTTCGAACGCCTGCTGGAACTGCGCAACGACGTGGGGCTCCTGAGCGAGGAGTGGGCGGTGAAAGCCGGGCGCCAACTGGGTAACACACCGCAGGCATTCAGCCACTTCGCCCTTGTGACTAGCGCCCTGGAGCTTCATCAGGATACGGTTCGGCGCAGTGACACCCCCCTTCCGTCTGCACAGGCGGATACGCGCTGA
- a CDS encoding DUF72 domain-containing protein yields the protein MAIHIGTSGWSYDHWENVLYPPGLPVRDRLQCYVARFSTVELNASFYRWPRDTTFAGWNRRLPPGFSMSVKAPRGLTHARKLYSPEVWIERITRCWHELGDKRAVLLVQLPPQLERDDARLDYFLAALPSWIRVAVEFRHPSWDCPEVFALLERHQAAYCIMSGANLPCILRTTAPFAYVRLHGPDHEHLYGGSYSDADMHWWADRIREWDGAGIDVYAYFNNDGGGNAVRNAETLRAFLGVS from the coding sequence ATGGCTATCCACATCGGCACCTCCGGCTGGAGCTACGACCACTGGGAGAACGTCCTGTACCCGCCCGGGCTGCCCGTCCGGGACAGGCTCCAGTGCTACGTCGCCAGGTTCAGCACGGTTGAACTGAACGCCAGTTTCTACCGGTGGCCCAGGGACACCACCTTCGCAGGCTGGAACAGGCGCCTCCCGCCCGGATTCAGCATGTCCGTCAAGGCACCCCGCGGGCTGACCCACGCACGCAAGCTCTATTCACCGGAGGTGTGGATTGAGCGCATCACCAGGTGCTGGCATGAGCTGGGGGACAAACGGGCCGTGCTCCTGGTCCAGCTGCCGCCGCAGCTGGAGCGCGACGACGCCCGGCTGGATTATTTCCTGGCCGCGCTCCCCTCCTGGATCAGGGTGGCCGTGGAGTTCAGGCACCCCAGCTGGGATTGCCCCGAAGTGTTCGCCCTGCTGGAGCGGCACCAGGCGGCCTACTGCATCATGAGCGGCGCCAACCTCCCCTGCATCCTGCGCACCACCGCGCCGTTCGCCTACGTCCGGCTTCACGGGCCGGATCACGAGCACCTGTACGGCGGCTCCTACTCGGACGCCGACATGCACTGGTGGGCAGACCGGATCCGCGAGTGGGACGGCGCGGGCATCGACGTGTACGCCTACTTCAACAACGACGGCGGCGGGAACGCTGTGCGGAACGCCGAGACCCTGCGGGCTTTCCTGGGCGTCAGCTGA
- a CDS encoding phosphatase domain-containing protein has product MDTAPQNPAPDTAHTPRQNKKGQYALSGSQFFRLAHRLSDAVNDVRITLAKRWDFVPQTIAYQGYGSTTRVRVLGRVLLTQKPLPGSKAEHEAKNGNQNIRGWRAFTGVPLQFTDVEITIGDVVTHVTADRGGLIDTEVDVQLSPGWHTAVLRAEGTEPAEALIQVIAPGVQFGIVSDIDDTVMVTALPRPFLALWNTFVLSERARMATPGMAVLLDRLTIEHPEAPVIYLSTGPWNAAPTLGRFLTRNMYPKGALLLTDWGLTQDRWFRSGQDHKHRNLERLAEEFPDMRWLLIGDNGQHDEAIYSAFAAGNPEKVAAIAIRQLSVSESVFAGGHSEDGDHTTSRVPWIYSPDGAGIAKQLAMLDLLRG; this is encoded by the coding sequence ATGGACACGGCTCCGCAGAACCCAGCCCCGGACACGGCACACACACCGCGGCAGAACAAAAAAGGCCAGTACGCACTGTCGGGAAGCCAGTTCTTCCGGCTGGCGCACAGGCTCTCTGATGCGGTCAACGATGTCCGGATCACCCTCGCCAAACGGTGGGACTTCGTGCCCCAAACCATCGCCTACCAGGGCTACGGTTCCACCACCCGGGTACGGGTGCTGGGGCGGGTGCTGCTGACCCAGAAGCCGTTGCCGGGGAGCAAAGCCGAGCACGAAGCGAAAAACGGGAACCAGAACATCCGGGGCTGGCGCGCCTTCACCGGGGTGCCGCTGCAGTTTACCGACGTCGAAATCACCATCGGCGACGTGGTCACCCACGTCACGGCGGACCGGGGCGGACTCATCGACACCGAGGTGGATGTCCAGCTGTCCCCCGGCTGGCATACGGCAGTCCTGCGCGCCGAGGGAACCGAGCCGGCGGAAGCACTGATCCAGGTCATCGCGCCCGGGGTGCAATTCGGCATCGTCTCCGACATTGACGACACCGTCATGGTGACCGCCCTGCCCCGGCCGTTCCTGGCGCTGTGGAACACCTTCGTGCTCAGCGAACGGGCGCGCATGGCCACGCCGGGAATGGCCGTGCTGCTGGACCGGCTGACCATTGAGCACCCCGAGGCTCCGGTCATCTACCTGTCCACCGGCCCCTGGAACGCCGCCCCCACGCTGGGGCGCTTCCTGACCCGCAACATGTACCCCAAGGGCGCGCTGCTGTTGACGGACTGGGGCCTCACCCAGGACCGCTGGTTCCGCAGCGGCCAGGACCACAAGCACCGCAACCTGGAGCGGCTTGCCGAGGAATTCCCGGACATGCGGTGGCTCCTGATCGGCGACAACGGCCAGCATGATGAGGCCATCTACTCCGCCTTCGCCGCCGGGAACCCGGAAAAGGTTGCGGCCATCGCCATCCGGCAGCTGTCCGTCAGCGAATCGGTCTTCGCCGGCGGCCACTCCGAGGACGGCGACCACACCACCTCCCGGGTGCCGTGGATCTACTCCCCGGACGGCGCCGGCATCGCCAAGCAGCTCGCCATGCTGGACCTGCTCCGGGGCTGA
- a CDS encoding family 1 glycosylhydrolase, producing MHITAKDLAALIPPGFTLGVATAAFQIEGALDEDGRGPSGWDRFAARPGAIVEDHSPVVATDHYHRMPQDVALLKQLGVDSYRFSFSWPRIQPGGTGPANRAGLAFYDRLLDELLANGISPMATIYHWDTPLELDEAGGWMNRDTAYRLGEYAAIVAESFGDRVARWVTINEPATVSANGYAFGLHSPGKELALGAFPTVHHQLLGHGLAVQALRAAKVPGEIGMTNVYSPMVPNSINPLDKISAGVMDLGQNRLYADPVLTGKYPDLIRAAKFFSSFEHPDEDMEIISQPLDFYGLNYYMPTKVAAGPGSGTVPSSMAEAMGSDLNATGSGATPFHVEAWPEADITAYGWPVKPEYMAVALKEMADRYPNLPPVIITEGGASFEDIIVRDKSTNTRFIPDERRLKYISDHLETALRATAPGGVAESVDLRGYYVWSFLDNFEWSAGYKQPFGLLHVDFETLDRTPKASYFWYQELIEERDLAAAADASIAQAVVPDLLGSEDVLDREDLLGSGDLLDSGDLLDNGELLGNEAPDDGAPLGAGA from the coding sequence ATGCACATCACCGCCAAGGACCTCGCAGCGCTCATCCCCCCGGGGTTCACGCTTGGCGTCGCAACCGCAGCATTCCAGATTGAAGGGGCGCTGGATGAGGATGGCCGCGGGCCCTCGGGGTGGGACAGGTTCGCGGCCAGGCCCGGCGCCATCGTGGAGGACCACAGCCCCGTGGTGGCCACCGACCATTACCACCGGATGCCGCAGGACGTGGCCCTCCTGAAGCAGCTGGGCGTCGATTCCTACCGGTTCTCCTTCTCCTGGCCGCGCATCCAGCCCGGCGGGACCGGGCCGGCCAACCGCGCAGGGCTGGCGTTCTATGACCGGCTCCTGGACGAGCTCCTGGCCAACGGCATCTCGCCCATGGCCACCATCTACCACTGGGACACGCCCCTGGAACTGGATGAAGCAGGCGGCTGGATGAACCGGGACACCGCCTACCGGCTGGGGGAGTACGCCGCGATCGTGGCTGAGTCGTTCGGGGACCGGGTGGCACGCTGGGTCACCATCAACGAACCGGCCACCGTGAGCGCGAATGGCTATGCATTCGGCCTGCACTCACCCGGCAAGGAGCTGGCCCTGGGCGCCTTCCCCACCGTCCACCACCAGCTGCTGGGCCACGGGCTCGCCGTCCAGGCCCTGCGCGCTGCCAAGGTGCCGGGCGAAATCGGGATGACCAACGTCTACTCGCCCATGGTGCCGAACTCGATCAACCCGCTGGACAAGATCAGTGCCGGGGTTATGGACCTGGGCCAGAACCGGCTCTACGCGGACCCGGTCCTGACGGGCAAATACCCCGACCTGATCCGCGCCGCAAAGTTCTTCAGCTCCTTTGAACACCCCGACGAGGACATGGAGATCATTTCCCAGCCCCTGGACTTCTACGGGCTCAACTACTACATGCCCACCAAGGTGGCGGCGGGGCCAGGCAGCGGTACAGTGCCGTCGAGCATGGCGGAAGCCATGGGCAGCGACCTCAACGCCACGGGCAGCGGTGCCACGCCATTCCACGTGGAAGCCTGGCCGGAAGCGGACATCACCGCCTACGGGTGGCCGGTCAAGCCGGAGTACATGGCCGTGGCCCTGAAGGAGATGGCGGACCGGTATCCCAACCTGCCGCCGGTGATCATCACCGAAGGCGGCGCCAGCTTCGAGGACATCATCGTCCGGGACAAGTCCACCAACACCCGGTTCATCCCGGACGAGCGGCGGCTGAAGTACATCTCCGACCACCTTGAAACCGCACTGCGGGCCACGGCCCCCGGCGGCGTGGCAGAGTCCGTTGACCTGCGTGGCTACTACGTGTGGTCCTTCCTGGACAACTTCGAGTGGTCCGCCGGCTACAAGCAGCCCTTTGGCCTGCTGCACGTCGACTTTGAGACACTGGACCGCACGCCCAAGGCATCCTACTTCTGGTACCAGGAGCTCATCGAGGAACGTGACCTGGCTGCCGCTGCTGACGCCAGCATCGCCCAGGCCGTGGTTCCGGATCTGCTCGGCAGTGAGGATGTGCTGGACCGTGAGGATTTGCTGGGCAGCGGGGATTTGCTGGACAGTGGGGATTTGCTCGACAACGGGGAGTTGTTGGGCAATGAAGCGCCCGACGACGGCGCACCCCTGGGTGCCGGGGCGTAG
- a CDS encoding DnaJ domain-containing protein → MNDVPDYYTILGVGRDATRQEISHAYRALMRSHHPDMDGAQADGNNQPGGSQPAVARNPGQRDELLEIMQAFNVLRDPGRRAEYDRRLTAAVPTIVPVRKVRSTGGPSGPPIRVTPVRWESGPWA, encoded by the coding sequence ATGAATGACGTCCCCGATTACTACACCATCCTCGGCGTGGGCCGGGATGCCACCCGGCAGGAAATCTCCCATGCGTACCGGGCCCTCATGCGCAGCCACCATCCGGACATGGACGGCGCGCAGGCGGACGGGAACAATCAGCCAGGGGGGAGCCAGCCGGCGGTGGCGCGCAACCCCGGGCAGCGTGACGAACTCCTGGAGATCATGCAGGCGTTCAACGTGCTGCGTGACCCCGGGCGCCGGGCCGAGTACGACCGGAGGCTGACGGCGGCGGTGCCCACCATCGTTCCGGTCCGGAAAGTCCGCAGCACCGGCGGCCCGTCCGGGCCTCCCATCCGTGTCACCCCCGTGCGGTGGGAGAGCGGGCCCTGGGCCTGA
- a CDS encoding HSP20 family small heat-shock protein, whose amino-acid sequence MLMRTDPFRELDRLTQQVFGTAARPAAMPMDAWQEDGEFVVAFDLPGVKVDSLDLNVERNVLTVRAERQDPTQPNVELVASERPRGVFSRQLILGDTLDTDKIKASYDQGVLTLRIPVAEQAKPRRIEIQTQQGGMQQINT is encoded by the coding sequence ATGTTGATGCGTACGGACCCGTTCCGTGAGCTGGACCGGCTCACGCAGCAGGTCTTTGGGACTGCCGCCCGTCCGGCCGCCATGCCCATGGACGCCTGGCAGGAGGACGGCGAGTTCGTGGTGGCGTTCGACCTTCCCGGAGTGAAGGTGGATTCGCTGGACCTGAACGTCGAGCGAAACGTCCTGACTGTGCGGGCCGAGCGCCAGGACCCCACGCAGCCCAATGTGGAACTGGTGGCCTCTGAGCGTCCCCGCGGCGTGTTCAGCCGCCAGCTGATCCTGGGCGACACCCTGGACACCGACAAGATCAAGGCCAGCTACGACCAGGGCGTCCTGACCCTGCGGATACCGGTTGCAGAACAGGCCAAGCCGCGCAGGATCGAAATCCAGACCCAGCAGGGCGGGATGCAGCAGATCAACACGTAG